A stretch of Aphanothece sacrum FPU1 DNA encodes these proteins:
- a CDS encoding pyridoxine 5'-phosphate synthase, whose product MLTLGVNIDHVATIRQARRTVEPDPITAAVLAELGGANGITAHLREDRRHIQDRDVRLLRETVRTHLNLEMAATEEMVAIALNIKPDYVTLVPEKREEVTTEGGLDLVSSLVRLQDIVNRLQGADIPVSLFIDADEAQIQGAAKIGAKFIELHTGKYADAPNELKRQQELESLKLGCEQALGLGLRVNAGHGLTYGNVYPVACLPGMEELNIGHTIISRAVLVGMERAVREMKLAMRGE is encoded by the coding sequence TTGCTAACTCTAGGCGTTAATATTGACCATGTTGCCACCATTCGCCAAGCGCGACGCACAGTAGAACCTGACCCCATTACGGCGGCTGTTTTAGCGGAATTAGGTGGTGCTAATGGCATTACGGCTCATTTAAGGGAAGATCGCCGTCATATTCAAGATAGAGACGTGCGCTTACTTAGGGAAACTGTCCGCACTCATCTTAATTTAGAAATGGCAGCTACTGAGGAGATGGTGGCGATCGCACTTAATATTAAACCTGATTATGTTACATTAGTGCCAGAAAAACGGGAAGAAGTGACCACAGAGGGGGGTTTAGACTTAGTTAGTAGTTTAGTGCGTCTGCAAGACATAGTAAATCGCTTACAAGGGGCTGATATTCCGGTTAGTTTGTTTATTGATGCGGATGAAGCGCAAATTCAGGGGGCGGCCAAAATTGGAGCAAAATTTATTGAGTTACACACGGGTAAGTATGCGGATGCACCCAATGAGTTAAAACGTCAGCAAGAGTTAGAATCGTTAAAATTAGGGTGTGAACAAGCATTAGGGTTAGGGTTACGGGTGAATGCGGGTCATGGGTTAACCTATGGGAATGTGTATCCGGTAGCTTGTTTACCTGGGATGGAAGAATTAAATATAGGTCATACTATTATTAGTCGGGCGGTTTTAGTGGGGATGGAAAGGGCAGTTAGAGAAATGAAATTAGCGATGAGAGGGGAGTAG
- a CDS encoding Fe(3+) ABC transporter substrate-binding protein: MKNLSRRVFLSVSGATAAVTLSQLMTSCGNKSQPNATPSPSVGQELNLYSSRHYNTDTALYEGFTKETGIKVNLVEGSADELIERIQSEGNNTQADILITVDVARLWRAQEAGIFTPVSSPILTQRIPPALRNPEGYWFGFTKRARVIVYNKEKVKPEQLSTYENLADPQWKGKITMRSSGNTYNQSLVASLIEAHGEAKTEEWCRGLVANFARPPQSNDMGQVEAVASGIADVTLANTYYIVRFAKSNEPAKKEVFQKIGVFFPNQQDRGTHVNISGAGVVKNAPNQKNAIKFIEYLTSNSAQEFFAQTNDEYPVVKDVALDPILAKFGTFKADETNIASFGPNLAAAVKIMDRAGWK, translated from the coding sequence GTGAAAAATCTGTCTAGACGAGTCTTTCTCAGTGTCAGTGGCGCAACCGCCGCCGTTACCCTGAGCCAACTAATGACCAGTTGTGGCAATAAGAGTCAGCCAAATGCTACCCCTTCCCCTTCTGTTGGACAGGAACTTAACCTTTATTCCTCGCGCCATTACAACACTGATACGGCACTCTATGAGGGTTTTACCAAAGAAACAGGGATCAAGGTTAATCTGGTGGAAGGAAGTGCCGATGAGTTGATCGAACGTATCCAAAGTGAAGGAAATAACACTCAAGCTGATATTTTAATCACTGTTGATGTGGCCCGTCTCTGGAGGGCGCAAGAAGCCGGCATTTTTACCCCTGTTTCTTCTCCTATTTTAACCCAAAGAATTCCCCCTGCTTTACGCAACCCTGAAGGTTATTGGTTTGGCTTTACTAAACGGGCGCGAGTTATTGTCTATAACAAAGAAAAAGTTAAACCGGAACAGCTTTCTACTTATGAAAATTTAGCTGATCCCCAATGGAAAGGTAAAATTACTATGCGTTCTTCTGGTAATACTTATAATCAATCTTTAGTTGCTTCTTTAATTGAAGCTCATGGAGAAGCAAAAACGGAAGAATGGTGTCGCGGTTTAGTTGCTAATTTTGCTCGTCCTCCCCAAAGTAATGATATGGGACAAGTTGAAGCAGTGGCCTCTGGTATTGCTGATGTAACCTTAGCTAATACCTACTATATAGTCCGTTTTGCTAAATCTAATGAACCTGCCAAAAAAGAAGTTTTTCAAAAAATAGGCGTATTTTTTCCTAATCAGCAAGATCGAGGTACTCACGTTAATATTAGTGGAGCAGGAGTAGTTAAAAATGCTCCTAATCAGAAAAATGCTATCAAATTTATTGAATATTTAACCAGTAATTCAGCCCAGGAATTCTTTGCTCAAACTAATGATGAATATCCCGTAGTTAAAGATGTTGCTCTCGATCCAATTTTGGCAAAGTTTGGCACATTTAAAGCTGATGAAACTAATATTGCTAGTTTTGGTCCGAATTTAGCTGCAGCCGTCAAAATTATGGATAGGGCTGGTTGGAAGTAA
- a CDS encoding Fe(3+) ABC transporter substrate-binding protein produces the protein MDKISRRIFLGSTAAAATVALSPFIHIKESSAQTKELNLYSSRHYNTDSRLYKDFTKQTGIKVNLIEGEADPLIERIKSEGRNSPADILITVDAGRLWRADQAGIFAPVNSKILQQKIPSSLRHPKGHWFGFSKRVRVIMYNKGKVNPSQLSTYEDLANPKWKGKIVTRSSGNIYSQSLTAWMIAVNGQAATEKWCRGLVANFARPPQGNDTAQIEAVASGLADLAIVNTYYLAGLAESKDPAKRAIAQKIGVFFPNQKKGGAHINISGGGLIKTAPNRNAAVKFLEYLVSPQAQTFFAQGNNEYPVVSGIALDPVLAKFGNFKADITRVDDFGPNLSKAVQVMDRAGWK, from the coding sequence ATGGACAAAATTTCACGAAGGATATTTTTAGGAAGTACTGCTGCTGCCGCAACAGTAGCATTAAGCCCATTTATTCATATTAAAGAAAGTTCTGCTCAAACTAAAGAATTAAACTTGTATTCTTCCCGACATTACAATACAGATAGTCGCCTATATAAAGACTTTACTAAACAGACAGGAATTAAAGTTAATTTAATTGAAGGAGAAGCAGATCCACTCATTGAAAGAATTAAAAGTGAAGGTCGTAACAGTCCGGCAGATATTTTAATAACAGTCGATGCAGGAAGATTATGGCGCGCCGATCAAGCAGGAATTTTTGCCCCAGTTAACTCTAAAATTTTGCAACAAAAAATCCCCTCATCCCTAAGACATCCTAAAGGTCATTGGTTTGGATTTAGTAAGCGTGTACGAGTCATTATGTACAACAAAGGCAAAGTTAACCCTTCACAATTATCCACTTATGAAGACTTAGCCAATCCCAAATGGAAAGGAAAAATTGTGACCCGATCTTCAGGAAATATTTACAGTCAGTCTCTCACCGCTTGGATGATCGCGGTCAATGGACAAGCTGCCACCGAAAAATGGTGTCGAGGTTTAGTGGCTAATTTTGCCCGTCCCCCTCAAGGTAACGATACCGCCCAAATTGAAGCCGTTGCCTCCGGTTTAGCCGATTTAGCCATAGTTAACACCTATTATCTCGCTGGTTTAGCCGAAAGCAAAGATCCAGCTAAACGGGCGATCGCACAAAAAATTGGCGTATTTTTCCCCAATCAGAAAAAAGGAGGGGCCCACATAAATATTAGTGGCGGTGGATTAATTAAAACAGCCCCCAATCGCAACGCAGCCGTTAAATTCCTGGAATATCTCGTCAGTCCGCAAGCACAAACCTTTTTTGCTCAAGGTAATAACGAATATCCCGTCGTTTCAGGAATTGCCCTCGATCCAGTTTTGGCTAAATTTGGCAATTTTAAAGCGGATATTACCAGAGTTGACGATTTTGGTCCCAATTTAAGTAAAGCCGTACAGGTGATGGATCGGGCTGGTTGGAAATAA